Proteins encoded within one genomic window of Brassica rapa cultivar Chiifu-401-42 chromosome A09, CAAS_Brap_v3.01, whole genome shotgun sequence:
- the LOC103839991 gene encoding RING-H2 finger protein ATL34, translated as MTNRKSIILPRYYVIYLVLLVFQVTGQPQPGAIGPYGRQIRPNQVPAVIIGMLIFSLLFSMIACCVCYKYRSMSPPGTNSDTDEEGRGGVPWTRRTSRGVEKDVIMSFPSFLYSQVKGLKLGKGGVECAICLNEFDDGEELRLMPACSHAFHAPCIDVWLSSRSTCPVCRDNLAPKPGNNIYPFIRPRTNQDMDLEMANARRSVLESPDVRLLDVLPRSNNNRANRLPRPRSTGSSNWQITEMLFPRSHSTGHSLIPLRENLDRFTLQLPQELRRHLSQRTLPQARSSRQGYRSGSVGSHRRGIPHGRGYNHRTISLSFSFSFQSASLQLEKGKDKEFGEGSFERLRPEIPLS; from the coding sequence ATGACAAACCGAAAGAGTATAATCCTGCCACGTTATTATGTTATCTACTTAGTTTTGCTTGTTTTCCAAGTCACCGGCCAGCCGCAGCCTGGAGCCATTGGTCCATATGGTCGCCAAATAAGACCAAACCAAGTACCAGCGGTAATCATTGGGATGCTTATATTTTCGCTCTTATTCAGCATGATCGCTTGCTGCGTTTGCTATAAATACAGAAGCATGTCTCCGCCTGGAACAAACTCTGATACCGATGAAGAAGGTCGTGGAGGAGTACCGTGGACAAGGAGGACAAGCCGTGGGGTTGAAAAGGATGTCATAATGTCGTTCCCTTCCTTTCTTTACTCACAAGTTAAAGGGTTAAAGTTAGGCAAAGGTGGTGTGGAATGTGCTATCTGCCTTAACGAGTTTGATGATGGGGAAGAGCTGCGTTTGATGCCTGCTTGCAGCCATGCATTTCATGCTCCTTGCATCGATGTCTGGCTCTCTTCTCGCTCCACATGTCCCGTCTGCCGCGACAATCTCGCTCCCAAACCAGGCAATAATATTTACCCATTTATACGACCACGCACCAATCAAGATATGGATCTTGAAATGGCAAACGCACGAAGAAGTGTATTAGAATCTCCAGATGTACGTTTGTTAGATGTATTGCCAAGGAGCAATAACAACCGGGCAAACAGACTACCTCGACCGAGGTCTACAGGGTCATCAAACTGGCAAATAACTGAGATGTTATTCCCAAGATCTCACTCGACCGGACATTCTCTGATTCCCTTACGAGAAAATCTAGACAGATTTACACTGCAGTTACCACAAGAACTAAGGAGACATTTGAGCCAGAGGACGTTACCACAAGCCAGGAGTTCAAGGCAAGGATATAGGAGTGGCAGCGTTGGGAGCCACAGGAGAGGTATTCCTCATGGACGCGGATATAATCATCGCAccatttctctttctttctctttctcgtTTCAGTCTGCCTCTCTCCAGTTAGAAAAAGGCAAGGACAAAGAGTTTGGAGAAGGGTCATTTGAACGCCTTAGGCCAGAGATACCCTTATCTTAA